The Verrucomicrobiota bacterium genome includes a region encoding these proteins:
- a CDS encoding GxxExxY protein — MLHEEITKDIIGAAMAVLKELKPGLDEKLYENALVIELVARGHTVEQQREYPVHYRGHFIGKLIPDHIVDAKVIADPKVVTAFNDTHVAQMLGYLNISGLQVALLLNFKEAKLDWKRVVNERRRETGDNAALEKRLWDSAD, encoded by the coding sequence ATGCTCCACGAAGAAATCACGAAAGACATCATCGGCGCGGCGATGGCGGTGCTGAAAGAACTCAAGCCGGGTTTGGATGAGAAACTCTACGAAAATGCGCTTGTGATTGAGTTGGTGGCCCGTGGTCACACCGTCGAACAGCAGCGGGAGTATCCGGTCCACTATCGCGGCCACTTTATCGGCAAGTTGATCCCCGACCACATCGTGGACGCAAAGGTCATTGCCGATCCCAAGGTGGTCACGGCATTCAATGACACGCACGTTGCCCAGATGCTCGGATACCTGAACATCTCCGGCCTTCAAGTGGCACTGCTTTTGAACTTCAAGGAGGCCAAGTTGGATTGGAAGCGCGTGGTGAATGAACGGAGAAGGGAGACTGGGGATAACGCCGCGCTTGAAAAACGACTCTGGGACAGCGCCGACTAG
- a CDS encoding GxxExxY protein: MLHEEITKDIIGAAMAVLKELKPGLDEKLYENALVIELVARGHTVEQQREYPVHYRGHFIGKLIPDHIVDAKVIADPKVVTAFNDTHVAQMLGYLNISGLQVALLLNFKEAKLDWKRVVNERRRETGDNAALEKR, translated from the coding sequence ATGCTCCACGAAGAAATCACGAAAGACATCATCGGTGCAGCGATGGCGGTGCTGAAAGAACTCAAGCCGGGTTTGGATGAGAAACTCTACGAAAATGCGCTTGTGATTGAGTTGGTGGCCCGTGGTCACACCGTCGAACAGCAGCGGGAGTATCCGGTCCACTATCGCGGCCACTTTATCGGCAAGTTGATCCCCGACCACATCGTGGACGCAAAGGTCATTGCCGATCCCAAGGTGGTCACGGCATTCAATGACACGCACGTTGCCCAGATGCTCGGATACCTGAACATCTCCGGCCTTCAAGTGGCACTGCTTTTGAACTTCAAGGAGGCCAAGTTGGATTGGAAGCGCGTGGTGAATGAACGGAGAAGGGAGACTGGGGATAACGCCGCGCTTGAAAAACG